In Methanosarcina barkeri MS, a single window of DNA contains:
- a CDS encoding AAA family ATPase yields MQDLWTLKYRAGTLKEMLGNEHAVATLSELAQSGILPHLIFYGPENSGKTTAALALARQLYGRTWKNNFAYFNASDFFDQGKRYLVRDKRFVRFLGTDDPKKIYKSVIDIFKEIINEYAGMASLDADYKLIYIDNAESLNSDAQHALRRIMEKYSATCRFILSTTKPSKLIAPLRSRGLQIFFTYVPDSVLRTHLEKIGRAEKLQLSEGAFDAILYSAKGNVAKAVQTLQLASLVAHDSVITEEMVYEVTLGRDENIDNLLSAALAGDFSRGRKLLDEMIVEKGLLGVEILEGLSEALADSGETDTDIARIIVKISEVDAHLKDAANERIQLEKLISSLS; encoded by the coding sequence ATGCAGGATCTCTGGACTTTAAAATACAGGGCAGGTACTCTGAAGGAAATGCTTGGAAACGAGCATGCTGTAGCCACGCTTTCCGAACTTGCCCAGTCCGGGATCCTTCCCCATCTTATTTTCTACGGCCCTGAAAATTCCGGAAAAACGACAGCAGCTCTTGCTCTTGCCAGACAGCTCTATGGACGTACCTGGAAAAACAATTTTGCATACTTCAATGCTTCTGATTTTTTTGACCAGGGAAAGCGCTATCTCGTCCGAGACAAGCGTTTCGTGCGTTTTCTGGGCACCGATGACCCAAAGAAAATCTATAAAAGTGTAATCGATATTTTCAAGGAAATTATCAATGAATATGCTGGAATGGCTTCGCTTGATGCCGATTACAAGTTAATCTACATTGACAATGCTGAGTCCCTTAATTCTGACGCACAGCATGCTCTAAGGCGAATTATGGAAAAGTACAGTGCAACATGCAGGTTTATTCTTTCCACTACCAAACCTTCTAAACTTATTGCTCCGCTTCGCTCAAGAGGCCTTCAAATTTTTTTCACATATGTTCCGGATTCGGTTCTGAGAACCCATCTTGAGAAAATCGGCCGTGCTGAAAAGTTGCAGCTTTCGGAAGGCGCATTTGATGCAATCCTTTATTCTGCGAAGGGAAATGTTGCAAAGGCAGTTCAGACTCTACAGCTTGCTTCTTTAGTTGCACACGATTCGGTCATTACTGAAGAAATGGTGTATGAGGTTACTCTGGGCAGGGATGAAAATATTGACAATTTACTTTCTGCGGCTCTTGCTGGAGATTTTTCCAGAGGACGGAAGCTCCTTGATGAGATGATAGTTGAGAAAGGGCTTTTAGGAGTCGAGATTCTTGAAGGGCTTTCCGAAGCTCTCGCAGATTCGGGAGAAACGGATACAGACATTGCTCGGATTATTGTGAAAATTTCCGAAGTCGATGCTCATCTTAAGGATGCTGCCAATGAGAGAATTCAGCTTGAGAAACTGATCTCTTCTCTTTCCTAA
- a CDS encoding deoxycytidylate deaminase has product MTERPSLDEYFLEIAFVVGKRATCLRKNVGAVIVKDKRILSTGYNGAPSGMEHCLEIGCIRDLEKIPSGTRQEKCRAVHAEQNAIIQAAIHGVSIAGATIYCTHQPCILCAKMLINANIKRVVYATFYPDNDSLEFFRDAGVEVEYIPFELKSETSSGN; this is encoded by the coding sequence ATGACAGAAAGACCTTCACTTGATGAGTATTTCCTCGAAATCGCCTTCGTGGTAGGCAAACGGGCTACCTGCCTTCGAAAGAACGTAGGAGCTGTGATCGTTAAGGATAAACGCATTCTCTCAACCGGATATAATGGAGCACCTAGCGGCATGGAACACTGTCTTGAAATCGGATGTATCAGGGATCTGGAAAAGATTCCTTCAGGTACAAGACAGGAAAAGTGCAGGGCAGTGCACGCAGAACAGAATGCAATTATCCAGGCCGCAATTCATGGCGTAAGCATAGCAGGAGCAACCATTTACTGTACACACCAGCCCTGTATCCTTTGCGCGAAAATGCTTATAAACGCGAATATCAAAAGAGTGGTATACGCAACTTTCTATCCAGATAATGATTCACTTGAGTTTTTCAGGGACGCGGGTGTGGAAGTGGAATATATACCTTTTGAGTTAAAAAGCGAGACTTCAAGCGGAAACTGA
- a CDS encoding protein translocase subunit SecF: MATGLAEILDNFVKNHDNRQLLALPLAILAVSLVILLVSLVSSGSPVKLGMDFQGGTQISIETTDSPAVLEKTYSSYPITNVRQTGSRVIMQFGIMDDEQQRQLETDITSHNYSNVQIQQVGPIYGKTLQVQALEALVISFIGMGIVVFLLFRTFVPSLAVILSAFSDIVIAAAFMRVAGIELSLGTLAALLMLIGYSVDSDILLTNRVLKRRGIVEEKVSKAMHTGITMTTTTLAALASMYIVSTFSYVVIPSFTQISLLSQISIVLIAGLIADMMNTWLLNTGILRWYAMKPEFRGRYNR, from the coding sequence ATGGCAACAGGTTTGGCCGAAATTTTAGATAACTTCGTGAAAAATCACGACAACCGCCAGTTGCTGGCCCTCCCCCTTGCGATACTCGCAGTTTCTTTGGTAATACTGCTAGTTTCTCTTGTGAGTAGCGGATCGCCGGTAAAACTGGGAATGGATTTCCAGGGCGGCACTCAGATTTCGATAGAAACGACTGATTCCCCTGCTGTACTTGAAAAAACGTATTCGTCTTACCCCATCACTAATGTCCGGCAGACCGGAAGCAGGGTTATCATGCAGTTTGGAATCATGGATGATGAGCAGCAGCGTCAGCTTGAAACGGATATTACGAGTCACAACTATTCCAATGTGCAGATTCAGCAAGTTGGGCCGATTTACGGCAAGACTCTGCAGGTACAGGCTCTGGAGGCCCTAGTTATTTCCTTTATAGGAATGGGAATTGTGGTATTCCTGCTCTTCAGGACCTTTGTTCCTTCCCTTGCAGTGATACTTTCTGCATTTTCAGATATCGTCATTGCAGCTGCTTTCATGAGGGTTGCAGGGATTGAACTTTCCCTGGGAACACTTGCGGCTCTGCTTATGCTTATCGGTTATTCTGTAGACAGTGATATCCTGCTCACAAACAGAGTACTTAAACGCCGGGGCATAGTAGAAGAGAAAGTTTCCAAGGCTATGCATACAGGTATCACCATGACTACTACAACCCTTGCAGCGCTTGCATCCATGTACATAGTCTCGACTTTCTCCTATGTGGTCATTCCTTCATTCACACAGATTTCTCTGCTTTCGCAGATCTCAATTGTGCTGATTGCGGGACTTATTGCAGACATGATGAATACCTGGCTCCTGAATACGGGAATCTTACGATGGTATGCGATGAAACCCGAATTCAGAGGGAGGTATAACAGATGA
- a CDS encoding preprotein translocase subunit SecD has product MSDKKSLLKNPRVIIFIIILLGSIVAIHPGYTPGKGTTSNLNFGLDLEGGSWLQIQLEGALVQVDVDSGKLVSGIVEPIIGAPVEITKNDLDVGGSANKSVTFTTSGTVSASQLEYLGTVSVDKLSGSTTQVTISDTSKESLIQSYLSKALDAEVLAKSTEDGTVYEIRTAVTEQKLESLLEKVGGSIHKNEDGTSTYEEGVSTDTRDLTKEILSDKLNSLGIKDIPVRTVGDKYILIDFAGIDLATAKEIAEKPGKFEIRIQTTGNETEHVLYGDSIVSVGVPSFHDEQWHTPFTLDDDGARTLQKVALETGAIDDPDSHYLKMYLDGVEIYGAPLSQSAAEKLRDAPIYSWEASTGTDDAAKTEAKALQVHLRAGALPVNVELVGSGHVDAGLGAQFKSAALIIGLISLIGVAAVVYFKYRRSEILIPMVGTSTSEVIMILGVAALIGWQLDLASIAGVIASIGTGIDHLVIITDEVLAEGKLPPTRVFKSRITKAFTIILGAATANIIALSPLVVMGFGTLKGFAITTIIGVLIGVIIARPVYGIVIKEFLHVDENGTASITE; this is encoded by the coding sequence ATGAGCGACAAAAAAAGCCTTCTTAAAAATCCAAGAGTCATTATCTTTATTATAATCCTTCTTGGCTCTATAGTGGCCATTCACCCAGGCTATACCCCCGGAAAAGGGACAACTTCCAATCTTAATTTTGGACTTGATCTGGAAGGTGGGTCCTGGCTCCAGATACAACTGGAAGGAGCACTTGTCCAGGTAGATGTAGATTCCGGAAAATTAGTTAGCGGAATTGTAGAGCCTATAATTGGAGCCCCTGTCGAGATCACGAAAAATGACCTTGATGTCGGCGGCTCTGCCAATAAATCTGTCACCTTTACAACATCTGGGACTGTCAGTGCATCTCAGCTTGAGTATCTTGGCACGGTAAGCGTGGACAAGCTGAGTGGAAGCACAACTCAGGTAACTATCTCTGATACCAGTAAGGAGAGTCTCATCCAGTCTTACCTATCAAAAGCCCTTGATGCAGAAGTACTTGCCAAGAGTACTGAGGACGGAACTGTCTACGAAATCAGGACTGCAGTCACCGAACAAAAGCTTGAGTCTCTGCTGGAAAAGGTTGGAGGTTCGATCCACAAGAACGAAGATGGGACTTCAACTTACGAAGAAGGAGTAAGCACCGATACCAGAGACCTGACAAAGGAGATCCTCAGTGATAAGCTGAACTCTCTGGGTATCAAAGATATTCCTGTAAGAACCGTAGGGGACAAATACATCCTTATTGATTTTGCAGGCATTGACCTGGCAACTGCCAAGGAAATAGCTGAAAAACCTGGAAAGTTTGAGATCCGGATTCAGACAACTGGAAATGAAACCGAACATGTCCTTTACGGCGATTCAATTGTAAGTGTGGGAGTTCCAAGCTTCCATGATGAACAGTGGCATACTCCTTTCACCCTGGATGATGATGGGGCTCGGACACTCCAGAAAGTTGCACTCGAAACCGGAGCAATTGATGATCCGGATTCCCATTACTTGAAGATGTACCTTGATGGAGTTGAAATCTATGGAGCTCCTTTGAGTCAGTCTGCAGCTGAAAAACTGCGAGATGCCCCTATATATTCCTGGGAAGCTTCCACGGGTACAGATGATGCTGCAAAAACCGAAGCTAAAGCACTTCAGGTTCACCTTCGAGCAGGGGCTCTTCCTGTCAATGTAGAACTTGTAGGTTCTGGACATGTGGATGCAGGTCTCGGAGCGCAGTTCAAAAGTGCAGCTCTGATTATCGGTTTGATTTCCCTTATTGGGGTGGCAGCCGTGGTTTACTTCAAGTACAGAAGGTCTGAAATCCTGATACCTATGGTCGGAACTTCTACCAGTGAAGTTATCATGATCCTCGGAGTTGCAGCACTGATAGGATGGCAGCTTGACCTGGCGTCAATTGCAGGTGTTATAGCTTCCATAGGTACTGGGATTGACCACCTTGTGATCATCACAGACGAGGTGCTTGCTGAAGGCAAACTCCCTCCAACGAGGGTCTTTAAGTCCAGGATAACAAAGGCTTTTACAATCATTTTAGGGGCAGCCACTGCAAACATAATTGCCCTGTCCCCTCTGGTCGTAATGGGCTTTGGTACTTTGAAGGGCTTTGCAATTACTACCATCATTGGTGTCTTAATTGGTGTGATTATCGCAAGGCCGGTTTATGGTATAGTAATCAAGGAATTTCTGCACGTAGATGAAAACGGAACCGCAAGTATAACTGAGTAA
- a CDS encoding coenzyme F420-0:L-glutamate ligase, whose translation MKFEAIAVENIPLIHTGDNLPSIICKNLELQDRDIVIVASTVVAKAEGEIFRLEDITPGKIALEMASRNGKDARFIQAVLSRSREVLVEKPFMLVTTLAGHTCVNAGVDESNIEDGFLLYPPVNPDASASRLGQELEKLSGKKLSVIVTDTNGRAFKIGQTGAAIGIYKIKPVKHWIGEKDLFGKVLEVTEEAVADELAGAANLLMGEGAGGTPVVVIRGFDYYCGEKTFIKEMYRPEEMDVIKKGLRCLQKKLNKKLN comes from the coding sequence TTGAAATTCGAAGCCATAGCCGTTGAGAATATTCCCCTTATACATACTGGGGATAACCTGCCCTCGATCATTTGTAAGAATCTGGAACTTCAGGACAGGGACATTGTTATCGTTGCCTCGACTGTCGTTGCTAAAGCTGAAGGGGAGATCTTCAGGCTAGAGGACATTACCCCAGGGAAAATAGCACTTGAGATGGCATCCCGAAACGGAAAAGATGCGAGGTTTATCCAGGCTGTACTTTCCCGGAGCAGGGAGGTGCTTGTGGAAAAACCTTTTATGCTTGTGACAACTCTCGCAGGGCATACCTGCGTAAACGCAGGAGTAGATGAGTCAAATATTGAAGATGGATTTTTGCTCTATCCTCCTGTAAATCCGGATGCCAGTGCTTCAAGGCTCGGGCAGGAGCTCGAAAAGTTGAGCGGGAAAAAGTTAAGTGTTATTGTCACAGACACAAATGGGAGAGCTTTTAAAATAGGACAGACTGGTGCTGCCATAGGAATTTACAAGATAAAACCTGTAAAGCATTGGATTGGAGAAAAAGATCTCTTTGGAAAAGTCCTTGAGGTTACAGAGGAAGCAGTTGCCGATGAACTTGCAGGTGCCGCAAACCTTCTGATGGGCGAAGGGGCAGGTGGAACTCCCGTAGTTGTAATTCGTGGTTTTGATTACTACTGTGGAGAAAAGACCTTTATAAAGGAAATGTATCGTCCCGAAGAAATGGATGTTATTAAAAAAGGGCTTCGCTGCCTTCAAAAAAAGTTGAATAAAAAATTGAATTAA
- a CDS encoding cation diffusion facilitator family transporter, translating into MESTGDTNGETLFNYEENENARYSQAAHVTKVGMTVNVLLTGFKFVTGIVGNSSAMIADAVHSLSDFMTDIAVIIGLKISKKPRDSTHNYGHGKIETLSAAFIGLALAVVAFGILWGGLQKVFAFFQGESLPAPNSIALIAAVLSIVSKEWLYRYTTIYARKLKSDALTANAWHHRSDALSSLGTMIGIGGAILLGGKWVVLDPIAAVILSFFIFKVAFDISYKNLNELLEASLDSETYRNIERVLDSTDGVLGFHELKTRKIGNAMAADVHIEVDRNLNIVDAHEISTQIENKLKEICGSNGHFSIHVEPCSDSEYHKKGRSGTDNRTRS; encoded by the coding sequence ATGGAAAGTACTGGAGATACAAACGGAGAAACTCTTTTTAATTATGAAGAGAATGAAAACGCCAGATACTCCCAGGCAGCTCATGTAACAAAAGTTGGGATGACAGTCAACGTTTTGTTGACAGGTTTTAAATTTGTGACCGGTATTGTTGGAAATAGTTCGGCAATGATTGCTGACGCAGTTCATTCTTTGTCCGACTTCATGACTGACATCGCAGTAATAATAGGTTTAAAGATCTCCAAGAAACCCAGAGACAGCACACACAATTACGGGCATGGAAAAATCGAGACCCTGTCTGCGGCATTTATCGGGCTTGCACTTGCTGTAGTGGCATTTGGAATTTTATGGGGCGGGCTTCAGAAGGTTTTCGCGTTTTTCCAAGGAGAATCACTACCAGCCCCAAATTCGATTGCGCTTATTGCGGCAGTTCTGTCAATTGTATCAAAAGAATGGCTCTATCGTTATACCACAATATATGCCAGGAAGCTTAAGAGCGATGCACTTACTGCAAATGCCTGGCACCACCGTTCGGACGCTTTATCGTCCTTAGGAACCATGATCGGAATAGGAGGTGCCATACTTCTTGGAGGCAAGTGGGTAGTACTCGATCCAATAGCCGCAGTAATATTGAGTTTCTTTATTTTTAAAGTGGCATTTGATATTTCTTACAAAAACCTCAATGAGCTTCTGGAGGCTTCGCTTGATTCGGAAACGTACAGAAATATTGAACGAGTTCTGGATTCTACTGATGGTGTTTTAGGCTTCCATGAGCTAAAAACTCGAAAAATAGGGAATGCCATGGCTGCAGATGTCCATATAGAGGTTGACAGGAATCTGAATATCGTGGACGCACATGAAATATCAACGCAGATAGAAAACAAGCTAAAAGAAATCTGCGGCAGTAATGGTCACTTTTCAATTCATGTCGAACCATGTTCTGATTCCGAGTATCATAAAAAGGGCAGATCCGGAACAGATAATAGAACCAGATCATGA
- a CDS encoding Hsp20/alpha crystallin family protein, with protein sequence MRWPMRRSFSGPARWDPFDEIRRTQERLNQLFEDFMPMEEWGGGKVYTPAIDIKEEDDKLVVTTDLPGINKEDVQINLKEDILEISAKTGKEKETEEEGYLRRERAYTQFYRAVRLPASVKEDGSTAKMENGVLTITLPKMQLGEPAKKIAIE encoded by the coding sequence ATGAGATGGCCTATGAGAAGATCATTTTCGGGACCTGCACGCTGGGATCCTTTTGACGAAATAAGAAGGACACAAGAGCGCCTCAACCAGTTGTTTGAAGACTTTATGCCGATGGAAGAATGGGGTGGCGGAAAAGTATACACTCCTGCTATCGATATTAAGGAAGAAGACGACAAGCTTGTAGTCACTACCGACCTGCCTGGTATTAATAAAGAGGATGTTCAGATTAACCTTAAAGAAGACATTCTTGAGATCAGTGCAAAGACTGGGAAGGAAAAAGAGACTGAGGAAGAAGGATACCTGCGCCGGGAAAGAGCATATACACAATTTTACAGGGCGGTTCGCTTACCTGCGAGCGTTAAGGAAGATGGAAGCACTGCAAAAATGGAAAATGGTGTTCTGACAATAACGCTGCCGAAAATGCAACTGGGAGAACCGGCAAAGAAGATAGCTATTGAGTAA
- a CDS encoding efflux RND transporter permease subunit — translation MAEKSIIAEVFDILFIFVLAFACVVIPTELQGAVLVSWEEGGSGIGFVWDPVGFFSLLLVIVAFFVVILYHSVKHYKY, via the coding sequence ATGGCAGAAAAGAGCATTATTGCAGAAGTCTTTGACATCTTATTTATCTTCGTGCTTGCCTTTGCCTGTGTGGTAATTCCTACAGAACTCCAGGGAGCAGTACTCGTTTCCTGGGAAGAAGGAGGATCTGGGATAGGCTTTGTCTGGGACCCTGTTGGTTTCTTCAGCCTCTTGCTGGTGATAGTTGCTTTCTTTGTTGTGATTTTATATCACTCAGTAAAGCACTATAAATACTGA